CCGCGACGAAGCCGAAGACCACGGAGGCGAGGATCGCCGTCGTCGGCACGCCCCGCTTGTTGGCCTTGGCGAAGGCCTTCGGCGCGTCACCGCGCTGGCCGAGCGAGAAGGCCATGCGGGAGGCGGTGTAGAGGCCCGAGTTCAGGCAGGACAGGACGGCGGTCAGGACGATCACGTTCATGATCTGGCCGGCGTGCGGGATGCCGATGGAGTCGAGGGCGGCGACGTACGAGCCCTTCTCGAGGATCGACTTGTCGTTCCAGGGCAGCAGCGTCAGGACGACGAAGATCGAGCCCAGGTAGAAGACGCCGATCCGCCAGATCACGCTGTTGGTGGCCTTGGTGACGGCCTTCTGCGGGTCCTCCGACTCGCCGGCGGCCAGGGTGACGATCTCACTGCCCATGAAGGAGAAGACGACCATCAGCACACCGGTGAGCACGGCACCCGCGCCCATCGGGAAGAAGCCCCCGGCGTCGGTGAGGTGCGCGAAGCCCGCGCCCGGGTTGTCCGAGCCCGGCAGCACGCCGAAGACGGCGAGCAGGCCGACCACGACGAACGCGGCGATGGCGACGACCTTGATGCCGGCGAACCAGAACTCGAACTCGCCGTACGAGGCGACCGAGCCGAGGTTGGTCGCGGTGAGCACCACCATCACGATGAGCGCCCAGCCCCACTGCGGGACGGCCGGGATCCAGCTCTCCAGGATCTTGGCGCCGGCGGTCGCCTCGACCGCGAGCACGACCACCCAGAAGAACCAGTACAGCCAGCCGATGGTGAAACCGGCCCAGCGGCCCAGCGCCCGGTCCGCGTAGGCGGAGAAGGAGCCGGAGGAGGGGCGGGCGGCCGCCATCTCCCCGAGCATCCGCATCACGAAGACGACCATCGCGCCGACCAGCGCGTACGACAGGAGGATGGCGGGGCCGGCGGCGGCGATGCCGGAGCCGGAGCCGACGAAGAGGCCGGCGCCGATCACGCCACCGATGGCGATCATCGAAAGGTGGCGGTTCTTGAGGCCTGCCTTGAGGCCGTGGGAGCCGTCGGACTGCTGCGAATCACCGGTGGTTCCGGTGTTCTCGCCTTCCTTCGCCAGGGTCGGTTGCGTGTTCATGAACGCTTCCTTCGGTGTGGGGGGCTGCTCGGGTCGCGAGCTGGAGACATGTAACCCGGAGACCGGCGAGTACGGAAGGGCCGACTCCGGATCGTGATTCAGGACATATTCGGGACATAAGGTCCGGACCGGGCGGGACCAAGGTCCCGACCCCGCTGACCGCTACCCCGTCCCCGCCGTGCCACACTCGGAACCATGCGCGTCTACCTCGGCTCCGACCATGCCGGCTACGAACTCAAGAACCACCTCGTCGAGTGGCTGAAGGCCCACGGCCACGAGCCCGTCGACTGCGGCCCCCACATCTACGACGCCCTCGACGACTACCCGCCGTTCTGCCTGCGCGCCGCCGAGAAGACGGCCGCGGACGCGGACAGCCTCGGCATCGTGATCGGCGGCTCCGGCAACGGCGAGCAGATCGCCGCCAACAAGGTCAAGGGAGTGCGCGCCGCCCTCGCCTGGAGCGAGCAGACCGCCGCCCTGGGCCGCGAGCACAACAACGCCAACGTCATCTCCATCGGCGGCCGCATGCACACCGAGGAGGAGGCGACCAAGTTCGTCGAGATCTTCCTCGCCACCCCGTACTCGGGCGACGAGCGCCACACCCGCCGGATCGAGATGCTCTCCCGCTACGAGGAGACCGGCGAGCTCCCCGCGATCCCGGCCCACCACCCGCAGCACGAGGCCTGATCCGCACCCATGCCTGAGGGGCACACGATCCACCGGCTGGCCGCCGACTACCGGGAACGGTTCGGCGGCCGGCCCGTGCGCGCCTCCAGCCCGCAGGGCAAGTTCGCCGACTCGGCCGCCCTGCTCGACGGCACGGTCCTCACCGCCACCGAGGCCCACGGCAAGCACCTCTTCCTCGGCTTCCCGGGCGAGGAATGGGTCCACATCCACCTGGGCCTCTTCGGCAAGGTCGGCTTCGGCGACGCGCCCGCGCCGCCGCCCACCGACACGGTCCGGCTGCGCCTGGCCAACCCCGAGGCGTACGTCGACCTGCGCGGCCCGACCACCTGCGCGCTGATCACCGACGCCGAGAAGCGGGCGATCCACGACCGGCTCGGCCCCGACCCGCTGCGCGCGGACGACGGCCCCGAGAAGGCCTGGCGGCGGATCTCGAAGTCCCGCACCACGATCGCCGCCCTGCTCATGGACCAGAAGGTCATCGCGGGCGTCGGCAACGTCTACCGCGCCGAGGTCCTCTTCCGGCACGGCATCGACCCGTACCGCGCCGGCAAGGACCTGACCGCGGGGGAGTGGGACGCGATCTGGGCGGACCTGGTCCTCCTGATGCGCGAGGGCGTCCGCCTGAACCGGATCGACACGGTCCGCCCCGAGCACACCCCCGAGGCGATGGGCCGCCCGCCCCGCGTCGACGACCACGGCGGCGAGGTCTACGTCTACCGCCGCGCGAACCTCCCCTGCCACCTCTGCGGCACGGAGATCCGCACGGCGGACCTGGCCGCCCGGAACCTCTTCTGGTGCCCGGGCTGCCAGACGCGCTGACGCCGCCGGCCGACTAGAAGCCGTGCGGCAGCCACGGTGCGACCGGCGACCCGAAGGCCACCGACGCCTCCACGAGCGCCCCCTCCCGCAGCTCCCGCACCCGCCCCGCCGAGGCGAGCGACGCGAGCGAGTTGCCGCCCAGGTAGACCGAGCCCAACTCCCGTACGGACAACGAGAGATCAGCGGCGTCCTCGGTCCGCACGCACACCGCGCCCTTCGCGTCCCCGGTCAGCCGCCACCGCCCCTCGTTCCAGGGGCAGAACGCGTCCGCGACCTCGAACACCACGTCCACCGGCGCCTGGTACGTCCGCGCCTCCAGCGCCGCCCCCACGTCCACGAGCCGCACGTGCAGCCCGTCCCGCAGCGTCGGCTCACAACGGCGCACATCGCTCACCAGGTGCTGCCAGGCGTCATCCACCGGCCGGCTGTGGACCAGCACCCGCGAGGTCAGGTCCACCGAGCTCAGGAACCGCCACAGCGCCCCCTCCGCCGCCGGATCGAGCCCCGCCAGCTGGTGCAGCACCACCGCCCCGTTGGCCCCGTTGAACGACCACTCGGGCTTGATCGCGTACAGCGCGTAGCCCACGACCTCGCCCCCGCGCTCCGCCAGCACGCACTGCCGCGGCGAGGCGCCCTCCCGGTCGCCCGGCGGGTCGATCAGCGCGAGCCGCTCCCAGCCGGGCCGCCGCTCCAGCATCCCGGGCCGGCCGGGGACCAGCCGCGCGTACACCGCCTCGCAGGCCTCCAGCGCCTCCGTCGGCGACGCGTACCGCAGCGTCACCTCGTCCGCGCCCTCCGGCACGGCGAGCCGCACCCGGGTCGTGTCGATCGTGGCCCGCGCCGAGTACGCCGCCACCGCGTAGCCGAACCGCCCGTAGATCTCCGGCTCCGAGGCCGTCAGCACCGCGAGCGGCTCGCCCCCCGCCCGTACGTCCTCCAACTGGCGCCGCATCATCGAGGTGAGGATGCCGCGCCGCCGGTGCGTCGCGGCCACGCTCACCATCGTCACGCCCGCCGCCGGGACCACGGCCCCGCCCGGCACCGAGAGCCGGAACGAGAACGCCCCCGCCGTCCCGACGCACCGGTCCCCGTCCCACGCGCCGATCGACCGCTCGTACTCGGTCAGCTCCTGCCAGAGCTTCCGCTCCTCGTCCGCCTCCGGAACCCCGCCGAAGGCGAGCTCCAGCACCCCGTACCAGCGGTCCCACTCCGATGGGTCGAGAACCCGCAGTTCAGTCGTCATATGCCATCGATATCAGCGCCCCGCCGTCCGACGCGACCCGATTTCAAATGCATTGTCACCTGGGTCCCCCTGCACGAGCGCCGATCGGGTGGATAGGGTCCAGGCCAATGGGACGTCGCGGCGGAGTGGACTCGTACGCGGCCCGGATGCGCAAGAGCGCCCTCCGGGCCCGCGTCGCGCTGCGCCGCTCCGGCGTCGACTACTTCCGCGGCGACGGCTCCGACTGGATCGCCCTCGCCGGACTCCTGCTCACCGTCCCCGCCATCACCTGCGGCACCCTGCTCAACCCGGTGTGGTGCTCGCCCGTCGCCCTCGCCCTGCCGATCGTCGCCGGCGGACTGCTGCTGCGGCCCGCCAGCCTGCTCGGCCTGTACGCGGCGTCGGCCGCCGCGCTCATCGTCGAGTCGCTCGTCCTCGGCCCGTACACCGAAGGGCCCGCCCGGGTCACCCCCGGCACCGTCCTGGTGGTCGCCGCCTGCGGACTCTTCGGCCTGCTCATCGCCCAGTTCCGGGCCCGCGTCGGCGTGCCCTGGCGGCGCGGCGGCACCATGCTCTTCGACCTGCGCGAACGCATCCGGGTCCAGAGCGCCCTGCCCCGCCTGCCGCAGGGCTGGCACCGCGAGATGGCCCTGCGGCCGGCCGGCGGCCAGTCCTTCTCCGGCGACTTCGTCGTCGCCGCCCGCACCAACGGCGGGCGCACCCTGGAGGTCCTGCTCACCGACGTCTCCGGCAAGGGCATGGACGCGGGCTCCCGCGCCCTGCTGCTCTCCGGCGCCTTCGGCGGCCTCCTCGGCTCGCTGCCCCCGCACGGCTTCCTGCCCGCCGCCAACGGCTACCTCCTGCGCCAGGACTGGGACGAGGGCTTCGCCACCTCCATCCACCTCGTCCTCGACCTGGAGTCCGGGGACTACGAACTGCTCTCCGCCGGCCACCTGCCCGCCCTCCAGCTGCACGCGGGCAGCGGCCGCTGGGAGGAGAAGGCCGGCGAAGGCCCCCTCCTCGGCGTCTACGACGGCGCCGAGTTCCACCCGGTCAAGGGCTCCCTGCGCCCCGGCGACGTCCTCATGCTCTTCACCGACGGCCTCGTCGAGGCCGCCGACCGCGACATCGCCGAGGGCATCGACCGCCTCACCGGCGAGGCGGACCGCTATGTCGCCGCCGGATTCGAAGGCGCCGCCTGGCACCTGATCGAGGCCTGCGCCAAGGACGTCAACGACGACCGCGCACTGCTCCTGATCAGCCGCCGGGGCTGACCCGCCGGGAGGCTGTCCCGGCCCGTCCCCCGCTCCGGGGTGGGGACACCCCCACCCCGGAGAGACCGGCCGCCTCCATCGCCCCCGACCTGCGGGGATCCGTACGTTCGTAGAGTCGATCACGAACGTACGGAGGACACTCATGGCCCGCGAAACCGCCCTCGGCGCGGCAGCCGTCGAACTCGCCGGGGTACGGCGCCAGTACGGCAGGGGGGCCGGGGCCGTGCACGCCCTGCGCGGCATCGACCTGCGCCTCCCGTACGGCAGCTTCACCGCCGTCATGGGCCCCTCCGGCTCCGGCAAGTCCACCTTCCTGCAGTGCGCCGCCGGACTCGACCGCCCCACCGCCGGCTCCGTCCGCCTCGGCGGCACCGAGATCACCGGCCTCGGCGAGAACCGGCTCACCGAGCTGCGCCGTAGCCGCCTCGGCTTCGTCTTCCAGGCCTTCAACCTGCTGCCCTCGCTCACCGTCGAGCAGAACGTCCTGCTGCCCCTGCGGCTCGCCGGCAAGCGCCCCGACCGGCACCGCGCCGCCGAGGTCCTGACCCAGGTCGGCCTCGGCGACAAGGGCGGCCGCCGCCCCGCCGAGCTCTCCGGCGGCCAGCAGCAGCGCGTGGCCATCGCCCGCGCCCTGGTCACCCGGCCCGACGTGATCTTCGGCGACGAGCCGACCGGCGCCCTCGACACCACGACCGCCGCCGAGGTCCTCGCCCTGCTCCGCGGCGCCGTCGACGGCCTCGGCGCCACCGTGGTCATGGTCACCCACGACCCCGTCGCCGCCGCCTGTGCCGACCGGGTCCTCTTCCTCGCCGACGGCGCCCTCGCCGACACCCTCCCGCGCAGCACCCCGGACCGCATCGCCGCCCGCATGACCGACCTCACCGCCCGCACCCGCGTCGGGGCGGCCGCCTGATGCTCCGCTCCAACGGCCTCGCCCGCGCGGCCCTCCGCTTCAAGCCCTCCGCCTTCGCCGGCACCTTCGTCGCGCTGCTGCTCGCCGCCGCCGTGATCTCCGGCTGCGGCCTGCTCCTCCAGACCGGCGTCACCGCCTCCGTCCCGCCCGGGCGCTACGCCGGCGCGCCCGTGGTCGCCGCCGCCGACCAGCAGCTGCACACCACCGTCGGCCGCGGCGAGGAGCGGGAGACGCTCTCCGCCGCCGTGCCCGACCGGGTCCGCCTCGACGCCTCCCTGGTCCGCGCCGCCACCACCGCCCCGGGCGCCGCCAGCGCCGTCGGGGACGTCTCCTACCCCGTACGCGACGCCTCCGGCGCCCCGCTCACCGCCTCCGGCTGGGGCTCCGCCGCCTTCACCGGCGCCCGCCTCGCCACCGGCACGGCCCCGGGCCCCGACCAGGCCGTCGTGGGCCCCGGCCACGGCCGGACCGGCGAACGGATCACCCTGCACACCCCGGCCGGCCCGCGCACCTTCACCGTGTCCGGAGTGGCGACGGCCCCCGGCGTCTGGTTCTCCGACGCCCGCGCCCTCGCCCTCTCCGGCCACCCCCGCACCGTCGACGCCATCGCCGTCCTGCCCACGGACGGCACCACCCCCGCCGCGCTCGCCGCCCAGGTGGAGCGGGCCCTGCAGGGCAAGGCCCAGGTGCACACCGGCGACGACCGCAGCCTCGCCGAGGGCGCCGCGCTGCCGGCCGCCAAGGAGTTCCTGATCGCCCTCGGCGGCTCCTTCGGCGGCACCGCCGCGCTCGTCGCCGTCTTCACCGCGGCCGGCACCGTCGCCCTCTCCGTGGGCCAGCGCTCCCGCGAGTTCGCCCTGCTGCGGGCGATCGGCGCGACCCCGCGCCAGCTCCGCCGCTCCATCGCCACCGAGTCCCTGCTCGTCGCCCCGCTCGCCGGCGCCCTCGGCTGCCTGCCCGGCCTCGCCCTCGCCACCTGGTGGTTCGGGCAATTGCGGGAGAAGGGCGCGATCCCGGAGGGGGTCCGGCTGGACACCGGCCCGGTCCCGTTCGCCGCGGCCGTCGGCGCCGCCGTGCTGACCGCCCTGCTCGCCGGGCTCGCCGCCGCCCGCCGCCCCTCCCGCATCGAACCGGGCCGCGCGCTCGCCGAGTCCCAGGTCGAGCGCCGCGCCACCGGCCGGGTCCGCACCACCTTCGGCGTGCTCGCCGTCGCGGGCGGCGCCTCGCTCGCCGGCGCCGCCGCCCAGGCCTCCGGCGAGGACGCCGCCAACCTGGCGCTCGGCGTCGTCATGCTCTTCATGCTGGGCGTCGCCCTGCTCGGCCCCCTGCTCGCCCGGCTCTGCGCCGCCCTCATCGGACTGCCCCTGCGCGCCTCCGGCGCCTCCGGCCACCTGGCCGCCGCCAACTCCCGCAGCAACGCGCGCCGGCTCGCCTCCGCGCTCACCCCGATCGTCCTCGCGATGTCCTTCGCCTCGACCCTGGTCTTCCTGCACACCAGCACCGAACGGGCCACCGAGCGCCAGCAGCGCGCCGGGGTCGTCGCCGACCACGTCGTCACCGCCCCCGCCGGGCTCCCCGCCGACGCCGCCGAGCGCGCCGGGCGGACCCCCGGGGTCACCGCCGCCGTCACCGTCCAGCGCACCGGCGTCCTGCTCGCCGACGGCACCGCGGGCTTCCGCGGCGCCACCGCGCAGGGCGTCTCCGCCGACCCCACCCCGGTCCTCGACCTCGACGTGCGGACCGGCTCCCTCGCCGCGCTGCGCCCCGGCACCGTCGCCGTCGACGCCAACCTGGCCGACGCCCAGCACGTACGGACCGGGGACCGGCTGGAGCTCCGGCTGCCCGACGGCACCCGGACCGAGCCCCTGGTCGTCGCCACCTACGGCCGCGGCCTCGGCCTGTCCGAGGTGACCCTGCCGGCCGCCGCCCTGACCGGGCACGTCACCGCCCCGTACGCCACCGAGCTCCTGGTCCGCGGCGGCGCGTCCGCCGCCCTGGCCCCCCTCGGCACCGTCACCGACGCCGCCGGCTGGTCCACGGCCCAGAGCCGCGACCGCGCGCTGGGCGCCTGGGCCAACACCACCATGGCCGCCGTCCTCGGCGGGTTCGCGGCCGTCGCGGCCGTCAACACCCTGGTGATGACGGTCCTCGACCGGCGCCGCGAACTGCGCACCCTCCGCCTGGTGGGCACCACCCGCCGCCAGGTGCTGCGCATGATCCGCTGGGAGTCCCTGCTGGTCACGGTCGCGGGCCTGGCCATCGGCACCGGCATCGCGCTCGCCACCCTGGTCCCGATGACCAACGGCCTCACCGGCGAGGGCCCCTACGTCCCGCCGCTGCTGTACGGCTCCTTCGCCGCGGCCACCGTCGGCCTCGGCCTGGCCGCCACGGCCCTGCCCGCGCGGGCGGCACTACGCTGACCGCCATGACCGGCACCCCGTACCTCACCCTCGCCGAGATCGAGGCCCTGGCCGTCGCCGCCCACGCGGGCCAGACCGACAAGGCCGGACGGCCCTACGCGGAGCACCTGCGGGCGGTCGCCGAGGGGGTACGGGCCCGGGGCGGCGGCGAGCGGCAGATCGCGGCGGCCTGGCTGCACGACTCCGTCGAGGACGCGGCCCTGTCCTCCGCGTGGCTGGCGGAGGCGGCCCTGCCGCGGGAGGTCAAGGACATGGTCCTGGCGCTCACCAAGCGCCCGGGGGAGGAGCTGGAGTCCTACACGGGTCGGATTCTGGCCACGCCGGGCGCCCTCCTGGTCAAGGAGGCCGACCTCGCCCACAACGCGGATCCGGCCCGCCTGGCCCTCCTCGACCCCCCGACCCGGGACCGCCTGACCGCCAAATACGCCCGGGTCCGGGCCCTGTTGGGACTCACCCCGCCGAACTGATCAAGACGAATTTCGTCATGTTGGCCGGTTTTCTACGGCGACGATTCGTCACCCACCCCTGCGGGGCAGGTAGTTGGTGGCACGATAGATGCGGCGGGGGTGTTCTGTGGCGTGCGCTCCCGGGCGGCAAGGCGAGACCGACCGAGGGTGTGATCAGTTGTGGCCATTTCACTGTCTGTGGTGCTGCTGTTGGCGATCATCCTGGTGGTGCTGATCCGTGGCGGAAACCTGAAGGCCGGCCCGGCCGTCGTCGCGGTGCTCTTCGGCTTCTTCCTCGCCTCCACGGGCATGGCCGACGACATCCAGCGCTTCCTGGACTCGATAACGCAGACGGTCGGCTCCATCAAGTTCTGACCCCGCTCAGCCCGCCTTCGCCCCGGACTTCTTGACGGACTTCGTGGCGGACTTCTTGGCGGGTGCGCTCTTACGGGCGGTCTTGGCGGCCTTCTCGGCCTTCGAGGCCGGCTTCGCCGCGGGCTTGGCGGGGGACTTCTTCGCGGACGCCTTCTGGGGAGACGCCTTCTTCGCGGACGCCTTCTCGGCGACGGCCTTCTTGGCGACGGCCTTCTTCGCCGCGGCCTTCTTGGTGGCCGGCTTGGCGTCGGGTTTCTTCGGAGCCGCCTTCTTGGCGGCCGGCTTCGCCGCGGGCTTGGCGTCGGACTTCCGCGGCTTGCCCGCCGCCCACTTGAGCTCGATCTCCAGCTCGATCTCCCCGTCCTCGATCTCCACCTCCACCTCACCGGCGAGCTCGTCGGGGATCCGCAGCGCCAGGGTCCCGGCGCCCAGCTTCAGCTCGGCCTCACCGCCCTTCCTGAGCGCCGCGGCGAGCGCCGCCAGCTGGTCGGCGGCCTCGATGCGGGACAGGGAGCGCTTCTGCTCGAACTTCAGATCCTTCATGACTGCCTCCGGTCCGGGTGGACAATCGGGAATAAAGCGGACAGCGCCCATTCTTCTGCCCCGCGCCGGACCCGGCATCCCACGGGCGGCCACAGACATGACGCAGGCCCCTCCGGACGGTGTCCGTGAGGGGCCTGGGCCGTAATGGAGCGGGCGACGGGAATCGAACCCGCGTAGCTAGTTTGGAAGACTAGGGCTCTACCATTGAGCTACGCCCGCACAAGGTGCGCCGCGGGCCATCGGCCGCGGCAACGGACGCCATCGTAGCGGGTCCTCGCAGGTCCCCGCACACCCCTTGAAAAGAGGGGGCGTCGCACCGTCTCCGTCCATGTACCCTACGTGTCGCACCGACGGGGTGTGGCGCAGCTTGGTAGCGCGTCCGCTTTGGGAGCGGAAGGCCGTGGGTTCAAATCCCGCCACCCCGACCAGCCAAGATCACATTGTGGGCCGTGAGGCGCTTGCGGTTACTATGCAAGCTGCGTGCCCGTGTGTCTCTCTGACCGGGCCGATCGGCCGGAACCGCCCCCAGGCGGTACCGGCGAAACCAGGAATCAGCCACCAAGGAGACCGAACCGTGAAGAGCGCCGTGGAGACCCTGAACCCGACCCGGGTTCGGCTCACTGTCGAGGTGCCCTTCGAGGAGCTCAAGGACAGCCTCGACGCGGCGTACAAGAAGATCAACCAGCAGGTCACGGTCAAGGGCTTCCGTAAGGGCAAGATCCCGGCTCGCGTGATCGACCAGCGGTTCGGCCGTGGTGCGGTGCTGGAGGAGGCCGTCAACGACGCGCTCCCGAAGTTCTACACCGAGGCCGTCAACGAGGCCGAGGTCAACCCGCTGGGTCAGCCGGAGGTCGACATCACGGAGCTGAAGGACGGCGAGCTGCTGGCCTTCACCGCCGAGGTCGACATCCGCCCGGCCATCGAGATCCCGGACTTCTCCGGCATCGAGGTCGAGGTCGACGCCGTCGAGGTCACCGACGAGGACATCGAGAAGTCCGTGGAGCAGCTCCGCGAGCGCTTCGCGTCCACCAACCCGGTCGAGCGCGCCGCCGCCGAGGGTGACGTCGTCACCATCGACCTGGAGGCCAAGGTCGACGGCGAGGTGCTGCCCGACGGTGTCGCCAGCGACGTCTCGTACACCATCGGTTCCGGCGAGCTCCTCGACGGCATCGACGAGGCCGTCACCGGCCTGGAGGCCGGCGGCGAGGCCACCTTCACCTCGCAGCTGAAGGGCGGCTCCGCCGAGGGCAAGGACGCCGAGGTCACCGTCAAGGTCACCGCCGTCTCCGCCCGCGAGCTCCCCGAGCTGGACGACGAGTTCGCGCAGCTGGCCTCGGAGTTCGACACCCTCGACGAGCTCAAGGCCGACAGCCGCAAGCGCCTCGAGAACATGAAGCAGTTCGACCAGGCCACCCAGGCCCAGGAGCGCGTCCTGGAGAAGCTCCTGGAGCTGGCGGAGATCCCCGTTCCCGAGAAGCTGCTCGAGGACGAGGTCAACACCCGCAAGCACAACCTGGAGCACCACCAGCTCGGCCAGATGGGCCTGAGCCTGGAGAAGTACCTGGAGTTCCAGGGCAAGACGGTCGAGGAGTTCGAGGCCGAGACCAAGGACCAGGCCGTCAAGGGCATCAAGACCCAGTTCATCCTCGACGAGCTGGTCAACAAGGAGAAGCTGAACGTGGACCAGGAGGAGCTCACCGAGCACCTCATGCGCCGCGCCGCCTCCTCCGGCATGTCCCCCGACCAGTTCGCCCAGGCCGTCGTCCAGGGCGGCCAGGTGCCGATGCTGGTCGGCGAGGTCGCCCGCGGCAAGGCGCTCGCGCTGGTCGTCGAGGCCGCCAAGGTCGTCGACACCAACGGCGTCGAGGTCGACCTGTCCGACGAGGACGAGGAGCAGGCCGCCGAGACGGTCGAGGCCGTCACCGGCGAGGCCGAGGTCTCCGAGGAGAAGTAAGTCTCCCCGGGGGGACGCGGGCGGCCCGGCCGCCCGCCGAACCCCGTGCCACGGGCCCGGACGCACTGCTGTGCGTCCGGGCCCGTGGACGTACCGGGACCCGTTTATGCGCCCCCAACTACCTTGCGCTCCCAGCGAACAGTTCGGGAACCGGGATGGCGTTGTCCTACCTGCGCGTTAGGGTCCATGAATACGAGGGCAGTGCCCTCTGAACGAGACGCTGAGACGGCCCTGGCCGTCGGAGACGAGCAGGTGGATACGTGACGAATCTGAAGCCTTACGCCGCGGGTGAGCCGTCCATCGGTGGCGGCCTCGGCGACCATGTCTACAACCGGCTGCTCGGCGAGCGCATCGTCTTCC
The DNA window shown above is from Streptomyces showdoensis and carries:
- a CDS encoding PP2C family protein-serine/threonine phosphatase, whose protein sequence is MGRRGGVDSYAARMRKSALRARVALRRSGVDYFRGDGSDWIALAGLLLTVPAITCGTLLNPVWCSPVALALPIVAGGLLLRPASLLGLYAASAAALIVESLVLGPYTEGPARVTPGTVLVVAACGLFGLLIAQFRARVGVPWRRGGTMLFDLRERIRVQSALPRLPQGWHREMALRPAGGQSFSGDFVVAARTNGGRTLEVLLTDVSGKGMDAGSRALLLSGAFGGLLGSLPPHGFLPAANGYLLRQDWDEGFATSIHLVLDLESGDYELLSAGHLPALQLHAGSGRWEEKAGEGPLLGVYDGAEFHPVKGSLRPGDVLMLFTDGLVEAADRDIAEGIDRLTGEADRYVAAGFEGAAWHLIEACAKDVNDDRALLLISRRG
- a CDS encoding ABC transporter ATP-binding protein, with the translated sequence MARETALGAAAVELAGVRRQYGRGAGAVHALRGIDLRLPYGSFTAVMGPSGSGKSTFLQCAAGLDRPTAGSVRLGGTEITGLGENRLTELRRSRLGFVFQAFNLLPSLTVEQNVLLPLRLAGKRPDRHRAAEVLTQVGLGDKGGRRPAELSGGQQQRVAIARALVTRPDVIFGDEPTGALDTTTAAEVLALLRGAVDGLGATVVMVTHDPVAAACADRVLFLADGALADTLPRSTPDRIAARMTDLTARTRVGAAA
- a CDS encoding ribose-5-phosphate isomerase translates to MRVYLGSDHAGYELKNHLVEWLKAHGHEPVDCGPHIYDALDDYPPFCLRAAEKTAADADSLGIVIGGSGNGEQIAANKVKGVRAALAWSEQTAALGREHNNANVISIGGRMHTEEEATKFVEIFLATPYSGDERHTRRIEMLSRYEETGELPAIPAHHPQHEA
- a CDS encoding GNAT family N-acetyltransferase, whose translation is MTTELRVLDPSEWDRWYGVLELAFGGVPEADEERKLWQELTEYERSIGAWDGDRCVGTAGAFSFRLSVPGGAVVPAAGVTMVSVAATHRRRGILTSMMRRQLEDVRAGGEPLAVLTASEPEIYGRFGYAVAAYSARATIDTTRVRLAVPEGADEVTLRYASPTEALEACEAVYARLVPGRPGMLERRPGWERLALIDPPGDREGASPRQCVLAERGGEVVGYALYAIKPEWSFNGANGAVVLHQLAGLDPAAEGALWRFLSSVDLTSRVLVHSRPVDDAWQHLVSDVRRCEPTLRDGLHVRLVDVGAALEARTYQAPVDVVFEVADAFCPWNEGRWRLTGDAKGAVCVRTEDAADLSLSVRELGSVYLGGNSLASLASAGRVRELREGALVEASVAFGSPVAPWLPHGF
- a CDS encoding ABC transporter permease, translating into MLRSNGLARAALRFKPSAFAGTFVALLLAAAVISGCGLLLQTGVTASVPPGRYAGAPVVAAADQQLHTTVGRGEERETLSAAVPDRVRLDASLVRAATTAPGAASAVGDVSYPVRDASGAPLTASGWGSAAFTGARLATGTAPGPDQAVVGPGHGRTGERITLHTPAGPRTFTVSGVATAPGVWFSDARALALSGHPRTVDAIAVLPTDGTTPAALAAQVERALQGKAQVHTGDDRSLAEGAALPAAKEFLIALGGSFGGTAALVAVFTAAGTVALSVGQRSREFALLRAIGATPRQLRRSIATESLLVAPLAGALGCLPGLALATWWFGQLREKGAIPEGVRLDTGPVPFAAAVGAAVLTALLAGLAAARRPSRIEPGRALAESQVERRATGRVRTTFGVLAVAGGASLAGAAAQASGEDAANLALGVVMLFMLGVALLGPLLARLCAALIGLPLRASGASGHLAAANSRSNARRLASALTPIVLAMSFASTLVFLHTSTERATERQQRAGVVADHVVTAPAGLPADAAERAGRTPGVTAAVTVQRTGVLLADGTAGFRGATAQGVSADPTPVLDLDVRTGSLAALRPGTVAVDANLADAQHVRTGDRLELRLPDGTRTEPLVVATYGRGLGLSEVTLPAAALTGHVTAPYATELLVRGGASAALAPLGTVTDAAGWSTAQSRDRALGAWANTTMAAVLGGFAAVAAVNTLVMTVLDRRRELRTLRLVGTTRRQVLRMIRWESLLVTVAGLAIGTGIALATLVPMTNGLTGEGPYVPPLLYGSFAAATVGLGLAATALPARAALR
- a CDS encoding HD domain-containing protein, whose product is MTGTPYLTLAEIEALAVAAHAGQTDKAGRPYAEHLRAVAEGVRARGGGERQIAAAWLHDSVEDAALSSAWLAEAALPREVKDMVLALTKRPGEELESYTGRILATPGALLVKEADLAHNADPARLALLDPPTRDRLTAKYARVRALLGLTPPN
- a CDS encoding amino acid permease — translated: MNTQPTLAKEGENTGTTGDSQQSDGSHGLKAGLKNRHLSMIAIGGVIGAGLFVGSGSGIAAAGPAILLSYALVGAMVVFVMRMLGEMAAARPSSGSFSAYADRALGRWAGFTIGWLYWFFWVVVLAVEATAGAKILESWIPAVPQWGWALIVMVVLTATNLGSVASYGEFEFWFAGIKVVAIAAFVVVGLLAVFGVLPGSDNPGAGFAHLTDAGGFFPMGAGAVLTGVLMVVFSFMGSEIVTLAAGESEDPQKAVTKATNSVIWRIGVFYLGSIFVVLTLLPWNDKSILEKGSYVAALDSIGIPHAGQIMNVIVLTAVLSCLNSGLYTASRMAFSLGQRGDAPKAFAKANKRGVPTTAILASVVFGFVAVFFNYKWPDTVFAFLLNSSGAVALFVWLVICVTQLRMRGIILRETPEKLVVRMWLFPYLTWATIAMIVGVLGYMVYDGGSNREQVVLSLLVAALVLAIALVKERLLKRADSGPELDRV
- a CDS encoding amphi-Trp domain-containing protein, translating into MKDLKFEQKRSLSRIEAADQLAALAAALRKGGEAELKLGAGTLALRIPDELAGEVEVEIEDGEIELEIELKWAAGKPRKSDAKPAAKPAAKKAAPKKPDAKPATKKAAAKKAVAKKAVAEKASAKKASPQKASAKKSPAKPAAKPASKAEKAAKTARKSAPAKKSATKSVKKSGAKAG
- a CDS encoding Fpg/Nei family DNA glycosylase produces the protein MPEGHTIHRLAADYRERFGGRPVRASSPQGKFADSAALLDGTVLTATEAHGKHLFLGFPGEEWVHIHLGLFGKVGFGDAPAPPPTDTVRLRLANPEAYVDLRGPTTCALITDAEKRAIHDRLGPDPLRADDGPEKAWRRISKSRTTIAALLMDQKVIAGVGNVYRAEVLFRHGIDPYRAGKDLTAGEWDAIWADLVLLMREGVRLNRIDTVRPEHTPEAMGRPPRVDDHGGEVYVYRRANLPCHLCGTEIRTADLAARNLFWCPGCQTR